In the Brachyhypopomus gauderio isolate BG-103 chromosome 4, BGAUD_0.2, whole genome shotgun sequence genome, one interval contains:
- the ythdf1 gene encoding YTH domain-containing family protein 1, with translation MSTTSIDPQTSKGQDAKVQNGSLHQKETVHDNDFEPYLTGQSNPNNSYQSMTDPYLSSYYAPSIGFPYPLSEAPWSTGGDPPIPYLTPYAPLSNGDHHFMHDTVFGQPGGLGSSIYPHRFNFFPENPAFSAWGTSGSQGQQTQSSAYGGSYSYPPSSLGGTLVPDGQTGFHSDTLSKAPGMNSLEQGMVGLKIGGDVTGGGSGVKTVGSVIGGGPVAAAVATGNGGTPIGMPPPKPTSWAAIASKPAKPQQLKVKSKPGMPMAGGALPPPPIKHNMDIGTWDSKGPVTKVASPLPPPHHHQHHHHQHQQQPLSHLPAHAHGLPPPPQPPMPSAQSLAQQMAMQAPPPPQPYQNHAPAPPPQTRWVAPRNRNPGYGGGGGSVDSSGSSCGVGVGNGAGAGPPGGVDSHPVLEKLRAAHSYNPKEFDWNLKNGRVFIIKSYSEDDIHRSIKYSIWCSTEHGNKRLDAAFRAINGKGPVYLLFSVNGSGHFCGVAEMRSPVDYGTSAGVWAQDKWKGKFDVDWLFVKDVPNSQLRHIRLENNDNKPVTNSRDTQEVPLEKAKQVLKIIATYKHTTSIFDDFSHYEKRQEEEEVVRKNYETTPAQNRSRLDQERQNRSKQ, from the exons ATGTCTACCACCAGTATTGACCCACAG ACGTCGAAAGGACAAGATGCTAAAG TGCAAAATGGCTCACTCCATCAAAAGGAAACGGTCCATGACAACGACTTCGAACCTTACCTCACTGGGCAATCTAATCCG AACAACAGCTACCAATCCATGACTGACCCCTACTTATCCAGCTACTATGCGCCTTCCATTGGGTTCCCCTATCCCCTTAGCGAGGCTCCCTGGTCCACTGGAGGTGACCCTCCAATCCCCTATCTCACTCCCTATGCTCCCCTCAGTAATGGTGACCATCATTTCATGCATGACACTGTGTTTGGACAGCCCGGTGGCTTGGGCAGTAGTATCTACCCCCACCGATTTAACTTTTTCCCAGAGAACCCAGCATTCTCAGCCTGGGGTACCAGTGGTTCCCAAGGTCAGCAGACTCAGAGCTCCGCCTATGGGGGCAGTTACAGCTACCCACCCAGCTCCCTGGGTGGCACCCTGGTGCCTGACGGGCAGACGGGATTCCACAGCGACACTCTGAGCAAGGCGCCGGGCATGAACAGCCTGGAGCAGGGCATGGTGGGTCTGAAGATTGGTGGCGACGTCACTGGCGGAGGCTCAGGCGTTAAAACGGTGGGCTCTGTGATAGGCGGCGGGCCAGTGGCGGCCGCGGTGGCCACGGGCAACGGCGGAACCCCCATCGGCATGCCGCCACCCAAGCCAACGTCCTGGGCGGCCATTGCGAGCAAGCCGGCGAAACCGCAGCagctgaaggtaaaaagcaagccCGGCATGCCTATGGCAGGGGGTGCGCTGCCCCCACCGCCCATCAAACACAACATGGACATCGGCACCTGGGACAGCAAGGGGCCCGTGACCAAAGTGGCCTCCCCGTTGCCCCcgccacaccaccaccaacaccaccaccaccagcaccagcagcagcccCTCTCTCATCTGCCAGCCCACGCCCACggactccctccccctccccagccGCCGATGCCCTCGGCCCAGTCGCTCGCCCAGCAGATGGCGATGCAGGCCCCGCCTCCTCCGCAGCCTTACCAGAACCAtgccccggcccctccccctcagacTCGGTGGGTGGCGCCGCGCAACCGTAACCCGGGCTACGGCGGCGGTGGCGGCAGCGTGGACAGCAGCGGCTCTTCCTGCGGCGTGGGCGTGGGCAACGGGGCCGGGGCGGGCCCTCCGGGCGGCGTGGACTCGCACCCGGTCCTGGAGAAGCTGCGCGCGGCGCACAGCTACAACCCCAAGGAGTTCGACTGGAACTTGAAGAACGGGCGCGTGTTCATCATCAAGAGCTACTCGGAGGACGACATCCACCGCTCCATCAAGTACTCCATCTGGTGCAGCACGGAGCACGGCAACAAGCGCCTGGACGCCGCCTTCCGCGCCATCAACGGCAAGGGCCCCGTCTACCTGCTGTTTAGCGTCAACGGCAGCGGGCACTTCTGTGGCGTGGCCGAGATGCGCTCGCCCGTGGACTACGGCACCAGCGCGGGCGTGTGGGCGCAGGACAAGTGGAAGGGCAAGTTCGACGTGGACTGGCTCTTCGTCAAGGACGTGCCCAACAGCCAACTCCGCCACATCCGCCTGGAGAACAACGACAACAAGCCGGTGACCAACTCGCGCGACACGCAGGAGGTGCCCCTGGAGAAGGCCAAGCAGGTGCTGAAGATCATcgccacctacaaacacactacCTCCATCTTCGACGACTTCTCGCACTACGAGAAacggcaggaggaggaggaggtggtgcgAAAG AACTACGAAACTACTCCAGCCCAGAATCGATCCCGACTGGATCAG
- the nkain5 gene encoding sodium/potassium-transporting ATPase subunit beta-1-interacting protein 3 isoform X2: MDCGTSVTYRQQITALERQALDFLGYQWAPILVNFLHIIVVILGLFGAIQYHPRYVVLYIVWSILWVTWNIFICCLYLDLGGLSKDSDYMSLGLSSHGSWWKENSPGCESRDPLTAEWPSGDSAALVSALGCVLKYQYIEVLHSALQLVISLLGFVSACYVVSVFNEEEDTYLYK; encoded by the exons ATCACCGCTTTGGAGAGGCAGGCTTTGGATTTTCTGGGCTACCAGTGGGCTCCCATCCTGGTCAACTTTCTTCACATCATTGTGGTCATACTTGGACTGTTTGGGGCCATCCAGTACCATCCTCGCTATGTTGTACTT TACATAGTCTGGTCCATCCTCTGGGTGACGTGGAATATCTTTATCTGTTGTCTTTACCTCGACCTGGGTGGCCTTTCTAAG GATAGTGACTACATGTCTCTGGGACTGTCTTCCCATGGGTCCTGGTGGAAGGAGAACAGCCCAGGCTGTGAGAGCAGGGACCCTCTGACGGCTGAGTGGCCCAGTGGGGACAGTGCCGCCCTGGTGTCTGCTCTGGGTTGCGTGCTGAAATACCAGTATATCGAGGTTCTTCACAGTGCCCTCCAACTGGTCATTTCT CTGCTGGGGTTTGTCTCGGCCTGCTACGTGGTCAGCGTCTTCAACGAGGAAGAGGACACTT ACCTATATAAGTGA
- the nkain5 gene encoding sodium/potassium-transporting ATPase subunit beta-1-interacting protein 3 isoform X1, whose product MGCCSRRCTLIFLCAVQLITALERQALDFLGYQWAPILVNFLHIIVVILGLFGAIQYHPRYVVLYIVWSILWVTWNIFICCLYLDLGGLSKDSDYMSLGLSSHGSWWKENSPGCESRDPLTAEWPSGDSAALVSALGCVLKYQYIEVLHSALQLVISLLGFVSACYVVSVFNEEEDTYLYK is encoded by the exons ATCACCGCTTTGGAGAGGCAGGCTTTGGATTTTCTGGGCTACCAGTGGGCTCCCATCCTGGTCAACTTTCTTCACATCATTGTGGTCATACTTGGACTGTTTGGGGCCATCCAGTACCATCCTCGCTATGTTGTACTT TACATAGTCTGGTCCATCCTCTGGGTGACGTGGAATATCTTTATCTGTTGTCTTTACCTCGACCTGGGTGGCCTTTCTAAG GATAGTGACTACATGTCTCTGGGACTGTCTTCCCATGGGTCCTGGTGGAAGGAGAACAGCCCAGGCTGTGAGAGCAGGGACCCTCTGACGGCTGAGTGGCCCAGTGGGGACAGTGCCGCCCTGGTGTCTGCTCTGGGTTGCGTGCTGAAATACCAGTATATCGAGGTTCTTCACAGTGCCCTCCAACTGGTCATTTCT CTGCTGGGGTTTGTCTCGGCCTGCTACGTGGTCAGCGTCTTCAACGAGGAAGAGGACACTT ACCTATATAAGTGA